A genome region from Pelodiscus sinensis isolate JC-2024 unplaced genomic scaffold, ASM4963464v1 ctg105, whole genome shotgun sequence includes the following:
- the LOC142823566 gene encoding class I histocompatibility antigen, F10 alpha chain-like, giving the protein MVPALLLLLLGAAAVQGNGQHSLRYFYTGVSEPGPGLPQFITVGSVDDQLIEHYDSERGRAELRADWMAGKVDPQYSERNTGIYQGWQATFGVDLDTLRGRYNQSAGLHTLQFMYGCELQADGRKGGFWQYGYDGADYISFDKDTKTWTAAAPGAQNSKAKLDPNTAGNEQSKAYLEQICIEWLQKYLEYGKHTLQRKERPRVQLSAQPAAKGLTTLSCRAHGFYPRDVAVVWLKNGDPRQQDTLQGGVVPSGDGTYQTRATIDIDPDSGDTYTCCVEHPSLEKDLRVDWAPKSNVPLIVGVVVGVLLLVTAIAGAVFFLRRKKDGYKAAAPNEGSASSGSNQGSDTCVKA; this is encoded by the exons gcCAGCACTCCCTGCGCTATTTCTACACGGGGGTGTCGGAGCCCGGCCCGGGGCTGCCCCAGTTCATCACGGTGGGCTCCGTGGATGACCAGCTGATCGAGCACTACGACAGCGAGCGGGGCAGGGCGGAGCTGCGTGCAGACTGGATGGCGGGCAAGGTCGACCCGCAGTACTCGGAGCGCAACACCGGGATCTACCAGGGCTGGCAGGCCACGTTCGGAGTGGATCTGGACACCCTGCGTGGGCGCTACAACCAGAGCGCGG GCCTGCACACCCTGCAGTTCATGTACGGCTGCGAGCTCCAGGCGGACGGGCGCAAGGGGGGTTTTTGGCAGTACGGCTACGATGGAGCCGACTACATCAGCTTCGACAAGGACACCAAGACCTGGACGGCAGCAGCCCCGGGGGCTCAGAACTCCAAGGCGAAGCTGGATCCCAACACAGCTGGCAATGAGCAAAGCAAGGCCTACCTGGAGCAGATCTGCATCGAGTGGCTGCAGAAGTACCTGGAATACGGGAAGCACACGCTGCAGAGGAAAG AGCGCCCGCGGGTGCAGCTGAGCGCCCAGCCAGCCGCCAAAGGCCTCACCACCCTCTCCTGCCGGGCGCACGGCTTCTACCCCCGCGACGTGGCCGTGGTGTGGCTGAAGAACGGGGACCCTCGGCAGCAGGATACGCTCCAAGGGGGGGTGGTGCCCAGCGGGGACGGGACCTACCAGACCCGGGCCACCATCGACATCGACCCCGATAGCGGAGACACATACACCTGCTGCGTGGAGCACCCCAGCCTGGAGAAGGATCTGCGCGTGgactggg CGCCCAAGTCCAACGTGCCGCTGATTGTGGGGGTCGTTGTCGGGGTCCTGCTGCTGGTCACTGCCATTGCTGGAGCCGTCTTCTTCCTCA GGAGGAAGAAAGACGGCTACAAGGCAGCTGCAC CGAATGAAGGCTCCGCCAGCTCCG GCAGCAACCAGGGATCTGACACCTGCGTcaagg cgTGA